From the Vibrio alginolyticus NBRC 15630 = ATCC 17749 genome, one window contains:
- the aguA gene encoding agmatine deiminase: MKLSTTPAQDGFYFPAEFQPVSEVWLAWPERKDNWRDDALPAQETFARIANLIAEVAKVCVAVCSHNFDRARQMLHSDVRLVEIPFNDAWMRDIGPTVLVNQAGERRGISWQFNAWGGEYNGLYDNWQQDDLVAGSVCDIIGIDHYRAPFVLEGGAIHTDGEGTLYTTEECLLSPGRNPQLSKAQIEEQLKAYLGIEKVIWLPNGLFNDETDGHVDNLMHVIAPGKVVLSWTDDPSDPQYALSRQAEQVLKSQHDAKGRNIEIVRLPLPGPLHYSEREANGIDASSGMSRQAGERLSASYANFLIVNEHVFLPMLDEETDAMAIDILQNAMPEYQIIAIPSREVLLGGGNIHCITQQIPA, encoded by the coding sequence ATGAAGTTATCGACAACACCAGCGCAAGATGGCTTCTATTTTCCGGCTGAGTTTCAGCCGGTTAGTGAAGTTTGGCTAGCGTGGCCAGAAAGGAAAGACAATTGGCGTGATGACGCATTACCCGCGCAAGAAACCTTCGCCAGAATCGCGAACTTAATCGCGGAAGTGGCCAAAGTGTGTGTGGCGGTGTGCTCGCACAACTTTGACCGAGCGCGTCAAATGCTTCACTCAGATGTACGTTTGGTGGAAATCCCATTTAACGATGCGTGGATGCGAGACATCGGGCCGACCGTGCTTGTTAACCAAGCGGGCGAGCGCCGTGGGATTAGTTGGCAATTCAACGCGTGGGGCGGCGAATACAACGGCCTTTACGACAACTGGCAGCAGGACGATCTTGTCGCTGGTTCGGTGTGCGACATCATCGGTATTGATCATTACCGCGCACCGTTTGTACTTGAAGGTGGGGCGATTCACACCGATGGTGAAGGCACCCTTTACACCACAGAAGAGTGCTTACTTAGTCCGGGGCGAAATCCACAGTTGAGCAAAGCGCAAATTGAAGAGCAGTTAAAGGCGTATCTCGGTATCGAAAAAGTCATTTGGTTGCCAAATGGTTTATTCAATGACGAAACAGACGGCCATGTTGACAACCTGATGCACGTTATCGCTCCGGGTAAGGTGGTACTTAGTTGGACCGATGACCCAAGTGATCCGCAATACGCGTTATCTCGTCAAGCGGAACAAGTACTGAAATCTCAGCACGATGCGAAAGGGCGCAATATTGAAATTGTCCGTTTGCCATTACCGGGTCCGTTGCATTACAGCGAGCGCGAAGCCAATGGCATTGACGCCAGTTCGGGAATGAGTCGACAAGCTGGCGAACGCCTAAGTGCCTCTTATGCGAACTTTCTTATCGTCAACGAGCATGTGTTCTTGCCGATGCTGGACGAAGAGACCGACGCTATGGCGATCGATATTTTGCAAAACGCGATGCCGGAATACCAAATCATCGCGATACCGTCGAGAGAGGTTCTACTCGGCGGAGGGAACATTCACTGTATTACGCAGCAGATCCCTGCTTAA